The Arvicanthis niloticus isolate mArvNil1 chromosome 2, mArvNil1.pat.X, whole genome shotgun sequence genome includes a window with the following:
- the LOC117704596 gene encoding spatacsin-like isoform X1: MAGEPGPGSAASPGCAGAMERVLPMLLVRIPAEETAQLGPRAQLHRELEALGSLTAAGSLQVLSLAPGSRGGSSCCLQGPFRQFLWEESQSSTLTDKPKLVVARDDYELLVYEFVLRDGKCDTALLHSCCGRTLQKLTEDQRVSISFKSLRILSFHNDMSLLLINRCLILRLLFPGRDSGIQVLDCLSLPLPAQAEDRISDVQLCRRFLFVLSTLGQIYIFDTGGGMHVALVDLALLRGDSEQQEPASSSSFTSLKVSQDLDVLVLVSSSNTAVALNLHLYFRKLLLLPF; this comes from the exons ATGGCTGGCGAGCCAGGGCCCGGAAGTGCTGCCTCCCCCGGCTGTGCCGGGGCCATGGAGCGGGTTCTACCCATGCTGCTGGTGCGGATCCCTGCCGAGGAGACGGCGCAGCTGGGACCGCGGGCTCAGCTGCACCGAGAGCTAGAGGCCCTGGGGAGCCTGACGGCTGCGGGCAGTCTCCAAGTGCTTTCCTTGGCGCCGGGCAGTAGGGGTGGAAGCAGCTGCTGCCTCCAAGGCCCCTTTAGGCA GTTCCTGTGGGAGGAGTCTCAGAGCAGCACATTAACAGACAAGCCCAAACTGGTTGTTGCTAGAGATGATTATGAACTGCTGGTGTATGAATTTGTCTTGAGAGATGGAAAATGTGACACAGCCTTGTTACACAGCTGCTGTGGGAGGACACTGCAGAAGCTCACTGAAGATCAACGTGTCA GTATCTCCTTCAAGTCTTTGAGAATTCTGTCATTTCACAACGACATGTCATTACTGCTCATCAACAGATGCCTTATCCTACGGCTCTTGTTTCCGGGGAGAGACTCTGGGATTCAAGTGCTAGACTGCCTGTCACTGCCCTTGCCTGCACAGGCAGAGGACAGGATCTCTGATGTGCAGCTCTGCAggagatttctttttgttctgagtACACTAGGCCAGATCT ATATTTTTGACACTGGGGGTGGCATGCATGTAGCACTTGTGGACTTGGCTCTTCTCAGAGGAGATTCTGAGCAGCAGGAGCCCGCCAGCAGTTCCTCCTTCACATCACTGAAAGTGTCTCAGGACTTAGATGTTTTGGTGCTTGTCAGCTCATCCAATACTGCAGTCGCTCTTAACCTACATCTGTATTTCAG gAAGTTATTGCTGTTGCCATTTTGA
- the LOC117704596 gene encoding spatacsin-like isoform X3, whose protein sequence is MAGEPGPGSAASPGCAGAMERVLPMLLVRIPAEETAQLGPRAQLHRELEALGSLTAAGSLQVLSLAPGSRGGSSCCLQGPFRQFLWEESQSSTLTDKPKLVVARDDYELLVYEFVLRDGKCDTALLHSCCGRTLQKLTEDQRISFKSLRILSFHNDMSLLLINRCLILRLLFPGRDSGIQVLDCLSLPLPAQAEDRISDVQLCRRFLFVLSTLGQIYIFDTGGGMHVALVDLALLRGDSEQQEPASSSSFTSLKVSQDLDVLVLVSSSNTAVALNLHLYFRKLLLLPF, encoded by the exons ATGGCTGGCGAGCCAGGGCCCGGAAGTGCTGCCTCCCCCGGCTGTGCCGGGGCCATGGAGCGGGTTCTACCCATGCTGCTGGTGCGGATCCCTGCCGAGGAGACGGCGCAGCTGGGACCGCGGGCTCAGCTGCACCGAGAGCTAGAGGCCCTGGGGAGCCTGACGGCTGCGGGCAGTCTCCAAGTGCTTTCCTTGGCGCCGGGCAGTAGGGGTGGAAGCAGCTGCTGCCTCCAAGGCCCCTTTAGGCA GTTCCTGTGGGAGGAGTCTCAGAGCAGCACATTAACAGACAAGCCCAAACTGGTTGTTGCTAGAGATGATTATGAACTGCTGGTGTATGAATTTGTCTTGAGAGATGGAAAATGTGACACAGCCTTGTTACACAGCTGCTGTGGGAGGACACTGCAGAAGCTCACTGAAGATCAAC GTATCTCCTTCAAGTCTTTGAGAATTCTGTCATTTCACAACGACATGTCATTACTGCTCATCAACAGATGCCTTATCCTACGGCTCTTGTTTCCGGGGAGAGACTCTGGGATTCAAGTGCTAGACTGCCTGTCACTGCCCTTGCCTGCACAGGCAGAGGACAGGATCTCTGATGTGCAGCTCTGCAggagatttctttttgttctgagtACACTAGGCCAGATCT ATATTTTTGACACTGGGGGTGGCATGCATGTAGCACTTGTGGACTTGGCTCTTCTCAGAGGAGATTCTGAGCAGCAGGAGCCCGCCAGCAGTTCCTCCTTCACATCACTGAAAGTGTCTCAGGACTTAGATGTTTTGGTGCTTGTCAGCTCATCCAATACTGCAGTCGCTCTTAACCTACATCTGTATTTCAG gAAGTTATTGCTGTTGCCATTTTGA
- the LOC117704709 gene encoding protein PAT1 homolog 2-like isoform X2 — protein MRGLGGCADLRVQILTSWGQYSLPTVLKGEREVLGAVPSLLAERMSLGLFSVPGSPSRGFSISGGHNWQGSPQAAKMKCLEGLHLQQRRSKFSAPLAPEEGLVCAFQLEEGEKENEEEFVCSYQAPEVKEEGNDVGDPAIVSTIQNTQVSQQSVFPRASSPAHHFGPQQSSPDPFLFYSPLNLCTPKLSLPSHLTQLHPQHQQILLQQQWSQTARSVPAQKPWSPEQDTYANLMTQKDKDWVIRVQMVQLQSKNPRLDDYYYQKYYQKLEKRQADEELLGQKNRAESLKLVTPYIQKSKVYKSVVRVEGSLGQVAVSTWFSPRRAIDAISHGTQEQDTGASSSQRLRVLSQIEKMFLQLLKIEEGQNDGFPPLYHSQQQSNQIEKLFQALNTQEQNNLEEAADNLLQVLSVRKGKFLVARLLPFLPPDQAVSLLLYVTYHLPLLIQRDVADQGLHMLFKPLGKYISHVTFHQLLHALQGLMFLSPGSSERPVSVVLQNQFGISLLYALLSHGEQLVSLDSSLRSSSDCAAWLDWIY, from the exons ATGAGAGGTTTGGGGGGTTGTGCTGACCTGAGAGTCCAGATTCTCACTTCTTGGGGTCAATATTCTCTGCCCACTGTGCTAAAAGGAGAACGGGAGGTTTTAGGTGCTGTCCCATCTTTATTGGCTGAGAGAATGTCTCTGGGTCTCTTCTCTGTCCCAGGTTCCCCTTCCAGAGGCTTCTCTATCAGTGGAGGACACAACTGGCAAGGAAGCCCTCAGGCTGCCAAGATGAAATGCCTTGAAG GTCTGCACTTACAGCAAAGGCGGAGCAAATTCTCAGCTCCCTTGGCTCCTGAAGAAGGCTTAGTATGTGCCTTCCaactggaggaaggagagaaggagaatgaagaggaaTTTGTGTGTTCATATCAGGCCCCagaagtgaaggaggaagggaatgaTGTCGGGGATCCAGCCATAGTGAGCACCATCCAAAATACCCAAGTTTCACAGCAG TCTGTGTTTCCAAGAGCCAGTTCTCCAGCCCATCACTTTGGACCTCAACAGTCTTCACCAGATCCTTTTCTGTTCTACAGCCCACTGAACCTGTGCACCCCTAAACTCAG CCTTCCCAGTCATCTGACCCAGCTCCACCCTCAGCACCAGCAGATCCTactgcagcagcagtggagtcaAACAGCAAG AAGTGTCCCAGCCCAGAAGCCTTGGTCTCCTGAGCAGGACACCTATGCTAACCTCATGACCCAAAAAGACAAGGACTGGGTGATAAGAGTGCAGATGGTTCAGCTGCAGAGCAAGAACCCCCGCCTGGATGATTACTACTACCAG AAGTACTATCAGAAGCtagagaagagacaggcagatgaagAGCTGCTTGGACAGAAGAACAGGGCTGAGTCTCTCAAGTTGGTCACGCCTTACATCCAGAAGTCCAAAGTTTACAAGTCAG TGGTGCGGGTTGAGGGTTCCCTGGGCCAGGTAGCTGTATCAACATGGTTTAGCCCTCGCCGAGCTATTGATGCTATATCTCACGGAACTCAAGAGCAG GATACAGGAGCTTCAAGCAGCCAGAGGCTTCGGGTATTATCCCAGATTGAGAAG ATGTTCCTTCAGTTACTAAAAATAGAGGAGGGCCAGAATGATGGGTTCCCACCACTCTACCACTCTCAGCAACAGAGCAACCAGATTGAGAAGCTCTTTCAGGCCTTAAATACCCAGGAGCAGAACAACCTGGA GGAGGCAGCAGATAACCTTCTACAAGTGCTGTCTGTGAGGAAAGGGAAATTTTTGGTGGCTCGGCTGCTCCCCTTCTTGCCCCCGGATCAAGCTGTTAGCCTCCTCCTATATGTCACCTACCATCTGCCTCTCCTGATCCAGAGGGACGTGGCTGACCAG GGTCTACACATGCTATTCAAACCACTGGGGAAATACATCAGTCATGTGACCTTCCATCAGCTCCTTCATGCACTGCAAGGTCTAATGTTCCTGTCACCTGGCTCCTCAGAGAGGCCAGTCTCTGTGGTACTTCAGAATCAG TTTGGGATATCTCTGCTGTATGCCTTGCTGAGTCACGGAGAGCAGCTGGTATCCCTGGATTCTTCCCTCCGATCCAGCAGTGACTGTGCAGCTTG GCTTGACTGGATCTACTGA
- the LOC117704709 gene encoding protein PAT1 homolog 2-like isoform X3: MKCLEGLHLQQRRSKFSAPLAPEEGLVCAFQLEEGEKENEEEFVCSYQAPEVKEEGNDVGDPAIVSTIQNTQVSQQSVFPRASSPAHHFGPQQSSPDPFLFYSPLNLCTPKLSLPSHLTQLHPQHQQILLQQQWSQTARSVPAQKPWSPEQDTYANLMTQKDKDWVIRVQMVQLQSKNPRLDDYYYQKYYQKLEKRQADEELLGQKNRAESLKLVTPYIQKSKVYKSVVRVEGSLGQVAVSTWFSPRRAIDAISHGTQEQDTGASSSQRLRVLSQIEKMFLQLLKIEEGQNDGFPPLYHSQQQSNQIEKLFQALNTQEQNNLEEAADNLLQVLSVRKGKFLVARLLPFLPPDQAVSLLLYVTYHLPLLIQRDVADQGLHMLFKPLGKYISHVTFHQLLHALQGLMFLSPGSSERPVSVVLQNQFGISLLYALLSHGEQLVSLDSSLRSSSDCAAWTDLVILIAWEIAQLPAASLAEPLAFPRNLLPLFCHHMDRQLVHQLEARMELDWIY; this comes from the exons ATGAAATGCCTTGAAG GTCTGCACTTACAGCAAAGGCGGAGCAAATTCTCAGCTCCCTTGGCTCCTGAAGAAGGCTTAGTATGTGCCTTCCaactggaggaaggagagaaggagaatgaagaggaaTTTGTGTGTTCATATCAGGCCCCagaagtgaaggaggaagggaatgaTGTCGGGGATCCAGCCATAGTGAGCACCATCCAAAATACCCAAGTTTCACAGCAG TCTGTGTTTCCAAGAGCCAGTTCTCCAGCCCATCACTTTGGACCTCAACAGTCTTCACCAGATCCTTTTCTGTTCTACAGCCCACTGAACCTGTGCACCCCTAAACTCAG CCTTCCCAGTCATCTGACCCAGCTCCACCCTCAGCACCAGCAGATCCTactgcagcagcagtggagtcaAACAGCAAG AAGTGTCCCAGCCCAGAAGCCTTGGTCTCCTGAGCAGGACACCTATGCTAACCTCATGACCCAAAAAGACAAGGACTGGGTGATAAGAGTGCAGATGGTTCAGCTGCAGAGCAAGAACCCCCGCCTGGATGATTACTACTACCAG AAGTACTATCAGAAGCtagagaagagacaggcagatgaagAGCTGCTTGGACAGAAGAACAGGGCTGAGTCTCTCAAGTTGGTCACGCCTTACATCCAGAAGTCCAAAGTTTACAAGTCAG TGGTGCGGGTTGAGGGTTCCCTGGGCCAGGTAGCTGTATCAACATGGTTTAGCCCTCGCCGAGCTATTGATGCTATATCTCACGGAACTCAAGAGCAG GATACAGGAGCTTCAAGCAGCCAGAGGCTTCGGGTATTATCCCAGATTGAGAAG ATGTTCCTTCAGTTACTAAAAATAGAGGAGGGCCAGAATGATGGGTTCCCACCACTCTACCACTCTCAGCAACAGAGCAACCAGATTGAGAAGCTCTTTCAGGCCTTAAATACCCAGGAGCAGAACAACCTGGA GGAGGCAGCAGATAACCTTCTACAAGTGCTGTCTGTGAGGAAAGGGAAATTTTTGGTGGCTCGGCTGCTCCCCTTCTTGCCCCCGGATCAAGCTGTTAGCCTCCTCCTATATGTCACCTACCATCTGCCTCTCCTGATCCAGAGGGACGTGGCTGACCAG GGTCTACACATGCTATTCAAACCACTGGGGAAATACATCAGTCATGTGACCTTCCATCAGCTCCTTCATGCACTGCAAGGTCTAATGTTCCTGTCACCTGGCTCCTCAGAGAGGCCAGTCTCTGTGGTACTTCAGAATCAG TTTGGGATATCTCTGCTGTATGCCTTGCTGAGTCACGGAGAGCAGCTGGTATCCCTGGATTCTTCCCTCCGATCCAGCAGTGACTGTGCAGCTTG GACAGACTTGGTGATTCTGATTgcctgggagatagctcagttgccTGCAGCATCCTTGGCGGAACCCCTAGCCTTCCCCAGGAATCTGCTTCCCCTGTTCTGCCATCACATGGACAGACAATTAGTTCACCAGCTGGAAGCCAGAATGGA GCTTGACTGGATCTACTGA
- the LOC117704709 gene encoding protein PAT1 homolog 2-like isoform X1: MRGLGGCADLRVQILTSWGQYSLPTVLKGEREVLGAVPSLLAERMSLGLFSVPGSPSRGFSISGGHNWQGSPQAAKMKCLEGLHLQQRRSKFSAPLAPEEGLVCAFQLEEGEKENEEEFVCSYQAPEVKEEGNDVGDPAIVSTIQNTQVSQQSVFPRASSPAHHFGPQQSSPDPFLFYSPLNLCTPKLSLPSHLTQLHPQHQQILLQQQWSQTARSVPAQKPWSPEQDTYANLMTQKDKDWVIRVQMVQLQSKNPRLDDYYYQKYYQKLEKRQADEELLGQKNRAESLKLVTPYIQKSKVYKSVVRVEGSLGQVAVSTWFSPRRAIDAISHGTQEQDTGASSSQRLRVLSQIEKMFLQLLKIEEGQNDGFPPLYHSQQQSNQIEKLFQALNTQEQNNLEEAADNLLQVLSVRKGKFLVARLLPFLPPDQAVSLLLYVTYHLPLLIQRDVADQGLHMLFKPLGKYISHVTFHQLLHALQGLMFLSPGSSERPVSVVLQNQFGISLLYALLSHGEQLVSLDSSLRSSSDCAAWTDLVILIAWEIAQLPAASLAEPLAFPRNLLPLFCHHMDRQLVHQLEARMELDWIY; this comes from the exons ATGAGAGGTTTGGGGGGTTGTGCTGACCTGAGAGTCCAGATTCTCACTTCTTGGGGTCAATATTCTCTGCCCACTGTGCTAAAAGGAGAACGGGAGGTTTTAGGTGCTGTCCCATCTTTATTGGCTGAGAGAATGTCTCTGGGTCTCTTCTCTGTCCCAGGTTCCCCTTCCAGAGGCTTCTCTATCAGTGGAGGACACAACTGGCAAGGAAGCCCTCAGGCTGCCAAGATGAAATGCCTTGAAG GTCTGCACTTACAGCAAAGGCGGAGCAAATTCTCAGCTCCCTTGGCTCCTGAAGAAGGCTTAGTATGTGCCTTCCaactggaggaaggagagaaggagaatgaagaggaaTTTGTGTGTTCATATCAGGCCCCagaagtgaaggaggaagggaatgaTGTCGGGGATCCAGCCATAGTGAGCACCATCCAAAATACCCAAGTTTCACAGCAG TCTGTGTTTCCAAGAGCCAGTTCTCCAGCCCATCACTTTGGACCTCAACAGTCTTCACCAGATCCTTTTCTGTTCTACAGCCCACTGAACCTGTGCACCCCTAAACTCAG CCTTCCCAGTCATCTGACCCAGCTCCACCCTCAGCACCAGCAGATCCTactgcagcagcagtggagtcaAACAGCAAG AAGTGTCCCAGCCCAGAAGCCTTGGTCTCCTGAGCAGGACACCTATGCTAACCTCATGACCCAAAAAGACAAGGACTGGGTGATAAGAGTGCAGATGGTTCAGCTGCAGAGCAAGAACCCCCGCCTGGATGATTACTACTACCAG AAGTACTATCAGAAGCtagagaagagacaggcagatgaagAGCTGCTTGGACAGAAGAACAGGGCTGAGTCTCTCAAGTTGGTCACGCCTTACATCCAGAAGTCCAAAGTTTACAAGTCAG TGGTGCGGGTTGAGGGTTCCCTGGGCCAGGTAGCTGTATCAACATGGTTTAGCCCTCGCCGAGCTATTGATGCTATATCTCACGGAACTCAAGAGCAG GATACAGGAGCTTCAAGCAGCCAGAGGCTTCGGGTATTATCCCAGATTGAGAAG ATGTTCCTTCAGTTACTAAAAATAGAGGAGGGCCAGAATGATGGGTTCCCACCACTCTACCACTCTCAGCAACAGAGCAACCAGATTGAGAAGCTCTTTCAGGCCTTAAATACCCAGGAGCAGAACAACCTGGA GGAGGCAGCAGATAACCTTCTACAAGTGCTGTCTGTGAGGAAAGGGAAATTTTTGGTGGCTCGGCTGCTCCCCTTCTTGCCCCCGGATCAAGCTGTTAGCCTCCTCCTATATGTCACCTACCATCTGCCTCTCCTGATCCAGAGGGACGTGGCTGACCAG GGTCTACACATGCTATTCAAACCACTGGGGAAATACATCAGTCATGTGACCTTCCATCAGCTCCTTCATGCACTGCAAGGTCTAATGTTCCTGTCACCTGGCTCCTCAGAGAGGCCAGTCTCTGTGGTACTTCAGAATCAG TTTGGGATATCTCTGCTGTATGCCTTGCTGAGTCACGGAGAGCAGCTGGTATCCCTGGATTCTTCCCTCCGATCCAGCAGTGACTGTGCAGCTTG GACAGACTTGGTGATTCTGATTgcctgggagatagctcagttgccTGCAGCATCCTTGGCGGAACCCCTAGCCTTCCCCAGGAATCTGCTTCCCCTGTTCTGCCATCACATGGACAGACAATTAGTTCACCAGCTGGAAGCCAGAATGGA GCTTGACTGGATCTACTGA
- the LOC143441409 gene encoding beta-2-microglobulin-like isoform X1: MARLVTLIFLVLVSLTGLYAQERIPMVEVYTKTARQFGKPNVLNCYVTNIFPPTIEIELLKNGQKMDNLKMGFLTYTKDFAYFIVANAEFIPTEEDTFACRVKHPSLKEPMTVEWDRLM, from the exons ATGGCTCGCTTGGTGACCCTGATCTTTCTGGTGCTTGTCTCACTGACCGGCTTGTATGCTCAGGAGA GAATTCCCATGGTTGAAGTCTATACAAAGACCGCACGACAGTTTGGCAAGCCTAACGTCCTGAACTGCTATGTAACCAATATCTTTCCGCCTACCATTGAAATTGAACTGCTGAAGAATGGGCAGAAGATGGATAATTTAAAGATGGGATTTTTGACCTACACCAAGGATTTTGCCTACTTCATTGTGGCTAATGCTGAATTTATCCCCACTGAGGAAGATACATTCGCCTGCAGAGTTAAACACCCGAGTCTGAAGGAGCCCATGACAGTAGAATGGG ATCGACTCATGTAA
- the LOC143441409 gene encoding beta-2-microglobulin-like isoform X2, with amino-acid sequence MWMLWRMCRMRCGLWKLGIPMVEVYTKTARQFGKPNVLNCYVTNIFPPTIEIELLKNGQKMDNLKMGFLTYTKDFAYFIVANAEFIPTEEDTFACRVKHPSLKEPMTVEWDRLM; translated from the exons ATGTGGATGCTGTGGAGGATGTGCAGAATGAGATGTGGCCTTTGGAAATTAG GAATTCCCATGGTTGAAGTCTATACAAAGACCGCACGACAGTTTGGCAAGCCTAACGTCCTGAACTGCTATGTAACCAATATCTTTCCGCCTACCATTGAAATTGAACTGCTGAAGAATGGGCAGAAGATGGATAATTTAAAGATGGGATTTTTGACCTACACCAAGGATTTTGCCTACTTCATTGTGGCTAATGCTGAATTTATCCCCACTGAGGAAGATACATTCGCCTGCAGAGTTAAACACCCGAGTCTGAAGGAGCCCATGACAGTAGAATGGG ATCGACTCATGTAA